The genomic stretch TAAAAAGAAGTCTGCTTTTTAACATAGTTGTCAATAGGGAGGTTGAATGGTTTCCAAAGACAGCTTTGCTAGGAATGGAACGGTGTGTACCTTGGTTTTAAGGTCACAGCTCAGGTTGTACTGTATTCGTTAAAGAATGCAAAATGTCAAATGCTTATCTTTTGTTTAAAGGGGTAAGAGATTTAATGATTTAAAATAACGAAGCATGGTTGTCACTTTATTGGATTAATTGGTTGCACATTTGTGGAGCCAGGATGAAGAGGGTCTAGTCAAGCCAGTTGTGGATTGTTGGGATCGGTAGGCATTCACGGAATTCTCAAGAAGTCCATGAAATCGATTGCAAGAATCACTGCTAGAAAAATGGATAACGCATGCGTAAATATTGCGACATAATGCTAGGTTTAATAGCAaaaagaccaaatgaatcaATGGAAAGATTTTTGAAGTTCAAAAGTAAACCCTTCCGATCTAATGGGAAAGTCTCCAGATTTTTTCAGGTGGGGGGGCGTATTTTTAAGAGACTTTAAACTTATTTATTGTCAGTTCCATTGTAGTTGAAATTTTTAAGtgctaatatacagtggggagaacaagtatttgatacactgccgattttgctggttttcccacttgcaagccatgtagaggtctgtaatttgtatcataagttctcttcaactgtgagggacggaatctaatacaaaaatccagaaaatcacattgtatcatttttaaataataaatttgtatttaactgcatgaaataaatatttgatacattaccaactagtaaatatttcggctcttagttcttttttaagaacccctcctcatctccactcattaccgaaagtaactgcacctttttgaacttgttacctgtataaaagacacctgttcacgtgctcaaacaaacaaacaaacaaacaaactccaacctctccacaatggccaagaccaaagagctgtgtaaggacatcagggataaaataatagacctgcacaaggctgggatgggctacaggaaaataagcgagagagaaggtaacaaccgttggagcgattattagaaaatggaagaagttcaagttgacggtcactcTGCCtcattctggggctccatgcaagatctcacctcgtggggcatcactgatcatgaggaaagtgagggatcagcccagaactacacggcaggacctggtcaatgacctgaagagagctggaaccacagtttcgaagaaaaccatcggaaacacattacgccgtcatggattaaaatcctacagcgcacgcaaggtcccgctgctgaagccagtgcatgtccagacacgtctgaagtttgccactgaccatctggatgatccagaggagcaatgggagaaggtcatgtggtcggatgagaccagaattgaactttttggtctaaactcggctcgttgtgtttggaggaaaaagaaggatgagtacaaccccaagcacaccatcccaaccgtgaaacatggaggccgaaacatcatttttttggggctgcttctctaccAAGGGTACAAGGacaactgcaccgtattgaggggaggatggatggggctatgtatcgccagatcttggctgaaaacctccttccttcagtgagagccctgaagatgggtcgtggctgggtcttccagcatgacagcgacccaaagcacacagccaaggcaactaaagagtggctccgtgagaagcatcttaaggtcctggagtggcctagccagtcaccagatctgaacccgaaagaaaatctatggagggagctgaaagtccgtgttgcccagcagcagccccgaaacctgaaggctctggagaagatctgcatggaggagtgggccaaaatccctgctgcagtgtgtgcaaaccttgtcaaggactacagggaacgtttggtatctgtcatagcaaacaaaggtttctgtaccaaatattaagtttgatttttgtgatgtatcaaatacttatttcatgcaattaaatgcaaatttattatttaaaaatcatacaacgtgattttctgtttttttgtattagattccgtccctcacagttgaagagaatttattatataaattacagacctctacatgctttgcaagtgggaaaaccagcaaaattggcagtgtatcaaatacttgttctcctcactgtatcattatttttgttttttttcttactctTTCAAAGTCATGTATTTTCAATTGCTTTGTGAAGTAGGTACAGTATTTGATTGAACACCTTGGTGTTTGTGTTGGGGAAAGTATTCCAAATACACCTTCGAGGTTCATTCCATACTCACTTCATATGAAATTGTGTTTGGTAGATGGAGCTTATTTCAAGTTTCTTCTCTCCACTACACTATACGACAGAATATGTCgtgaagtaccgtaattttcggactataagccgctactttttgttttactttGCGTTGATGAAGGCCTACATGGCCGAAACATGTCGGCATTTTTAATCTGAACAAAGCCATGATCTGAtaaaggctttttatttttccacatcctgagtgcctcgttttttttgtttttttttttaatcataacttttttcctttattttgaatcttgcgggttatagtccagtgtggcttatttgttgatttatttgggttaataggtttcactttatttgatagtgacATCATAGgaatgccataagactgtcataattacgacatgacacaatcattgttattactgaatgcttatgacagatgacattaaatgtcatccgccaaattatgtcactaactccatttgtgtccagctcggatcttttacatccattcaaaagtgagataattggcCAGatcacactaaatgacatctgttataagcattcattaatcgtcatgacagtgtcatgtcataattatgattgtctaatgacagtcttatggtgccacggtcaaataaagtgttaccaaataccataactagcaattaataaaaacctggaacagtaactgaagacataattagcaccgaacatgaattttgattgttatttgcgtctgtagagctgcaattcatgctaggaggaatgttggacaacaacagtgttgacagcaggtggcagcagaggttgactgtctccctcaagggggCAGTgaaggccaaatgaagcttattgaagcaattaagctttgcagccaattggttcaaagcttcatggtggttcctttggttttatgacagtcgtatgatgccactgtcaaataaagtgctaccggttaatatattttggtgtaaatatcccataatatagtaaggacagctgcgtcttatagtccagtgcggcttatgtatgaacaaatgccgttttcgtggtaATGTCCAGGGTAAGTATCCATACCCTGGATGTAAACTTGGTCAAGGTCATGGTTACTTGTCCAGGATAAAGTTGGCCTGTTTTTGTGCAACTGATTTGAGGCTAAATATATCCCTTGCCTTATATTTCTTGTCTTGAAAATTTAGATTCTGAAACCATAAATGTTTCTATAAAACCCATCCTGTGGACACCATTGCAGGAACGCGGATCATCTACGAGCGCAAATTTTTGCTGGACATGCGCAATTCTCCCATAGCCCAGACACCGCCTGCTCACCTGCCTGTCATCCCTGGCGTGACGAGTCAGAACACAATCAATGAGAACCAGAAAAATGAGGCCAACAATCATGTCAACAACCACGATGGAAAGCCTATGACCGGTAATaagtagtttttttccccaattagaTAATTACTCCAAGTAGTGACTGTGTGCATCATCTGTAACCTGATATAGCAGGTAGGGaggtcacatattt from Corythoichthys intestinalis isolate RoL2023-P3 chromosome 10, ASM3026506v1, whole genome shotgun sequence encodes the following:
- the eif4ebp2 gene encoding eukaryotic translation initiation factor 4E-binding protein 2 → MSNSRQLSESRAIPTRTVLINDTTQLPHDYCTTPGGTLFSTTPRGTRIIYERKFLLDMRNSPIAQTPPAHLPVIPGVTSQNTINENQKNEANNHVNNHDGKPMTGDDAQFEMDI